In Alnus glutinosa chromosome 7, dhAlnGlut1.1, whole genome shotgun sequence, the sequence TCGGCAACCGGATGACCGCGTGCCAGCTGGCCTCGATGTTTCCAGCCCCACAGCCGAGTGCCACCGCGGCGGCCCCCACGCCACCCCAGTCGGAATATGCGCAGAGGAAGATATACGTGAGCAATGTTGGGGCTGAGTTGGATCCTCAGAAGCTGCTTACGTTCTTCTCCAAGTACGGAGAAATTGAGGAAGGGCCACTGGGGCTCAATAAGATGACTGGGAAGCCCAAGGGGTTTTGTTTGTTCATGTACAAGACGGTTGAGAGTGCCAAGAAGGCTCTGGAAGAGCCACACAAGAATTTTGAGGGCCATGTATTGCACTGTCAGAAGGCTATTGATGGTCCGAAGCCGCACAAGTCTCAGCATCATCAGCTTCAGTCTCAGCATCTTCAGTATCAGCACCATCAGCTTCAGTATCAGCCTCACCAGAACCCTCACAACGGCCAATTCCAGAGGAATGAGAACTCCATTCTAGTTGGTGGAGCCTCAGCGGCTGCACCGGGTCACTTGATGGCTCCATCTGCCGGAGCTGGGATTGGGTTAAATCAGGGGGCTCCAGCGGCTCAGGCGTTGAATCCTGCGCTTGGGCAGGCAATAGCAGCATTGCTTGCAAGTCAAGGTGCCGGGTTGGGCCTGACTAACCTGTTGGGGACGCTGGCATCGGCTGCGGCGGTGAACCCCGGTGTGCCTGCAGCGGGGCATGGGACACAGGGTGCTTATCCGAACCAGGCTAATATAAGCCCGGGACTGATTGGAGGGTATGGGAATCAAGGAGGAATGCAGGGTGGATACCCCAACCCGCAGACTCAAGGTGGTTCCGGGAGAGGCCAGCATGGTGTCGTTCAATATGGTGGCGTTAATCCTTATACGGGGCAATAGGTGTCCCTCAGGTCAGGTACAATAGATTTGCACTCTTTTCTTGGTGTCGCTTTTCGTTTTTCTTACCTCTATAATAATTTTTGTTCGTTAATATTCTAGTCGATTTTAACCTTGAGAACATATTAATATATGCAAAAGGCTAATATTTTTATACagtgattttgtttaatttagTCTCAATGGGCTAACGTGATTTGCAATATATTCGATTAGGTTGTGCTATTATGTGGTATTCAACGTTTTGTTTATGCCAGTTTATGTTCTTTCAGTTTTATCCTTCACAAAATCCCCTTTCCCTTATTCATTGCAATTACACCAAACTGGGCCTCATGAGCTTTGAGTTTATGTTTACTTCTACTGTTCTATCATGAAAAGTAGGATTAGAAGCCATGGCTAAAGCTCCAATATTGTTGCACCATAGAGTAGGGGGAGCTCGAAGAGGAACCAGAACCTCTAAATCTTGGAGAAGCATTTGAAGCCAATATAGTTCTGCAGTAGCCAAAGACCTAGCTCGGCATTCAGCCTTAGTGCTGGAACGAGCGACAATAGGCTGCTTCTTACCACACCACGATATCAAGCAAGATCCCAGAAAAATTCCATAGCCTGTTGTTGTTGAGCGTTTGTCATTTGGATTCTCGGCCGAGACTGAATCACAATTAGCCTGAAGATGAATATTCCCTTTAGGGCACGTTTGGTTCGTGGAATAGGCCCCTGGAATGAAATGgttattccataggaataactattattttgtttggttgcaCACCATTCCTAGGAGTAGTTATTCCTAGAGGAATAGATTATGTTTTCCAAAAAGAACccacattatttttatttttttaaacccaaataataataataataaaaataaaatcgaaTGAATTCTGTGGCTGGCCGACTACCTCAAGCTTTTTCTAGTGGAATAGCCATTTCACGTACCAAACTTGCCCTTGGTATACGACAAACCATAATCAATGGTCCCTTTAAGATATACTAGATAACATATTTTGCTGCAGTCCAATGCAGTGAAATTGGACCATTCATATGTTGACATAGTTGGTTCATTGAAAATGCGATGTCGGGGCATGTAAGTGTGAAATATTGTAGTTCCCCTTCAATTTGACAATAGTTGGTCGCTTGAGCGAGAGGAAAGCTTCGTGCTCGTGAGACGTGGGTAAGCAAAAGGCTTGGCACCTATCATTTTAGCTCGATGCAGCAGTTTTCCAATATACTTAATCTCTTGTAAGTGAAGACCAGAATCATCTCAATGAGCCTGAATGCCAAGAAAATTACTAAGGTCACCAAGAGCTTTTTGTTTGAAttcttcttgcaatttcttAATTAAGGAAAAGATAAGTTCCTTGTGTGTTCCTGTACCCAAAATGTGATACCGGATTGAAATGGAGGAACAGGCAACTcaagaaatgaacaagaaattaagGATAGGAGTTCACCACCCAAGAGATTCACCAAGGGGATATAGATTATCACCACCCCAAGGATTAAATCAGGGGATACAGAACTATAGGAAGTTCACCACTCAAAGGTTAACACCCAAGAGATACAGAATTTACAAGAATGAGGATTCACTCTTGTCACAAACCAAACTGATTTTCACACTCCAAAAACGTTCCCCTTCAGCTTACAACCACAAGTATTAAAAgagcttggaacaaccctccaagcatAGGACAAACAAGACAACCATGCTGCAATTCTTACACAAAAAAAAGACATGGCAAACAGGTCAGGAAATTCAGGAGATAGACAGGGGACAACATCCAAAAAACAGGCAAGGAGACAAGAGATGTTCAAAAGTAAGAAAACAACATCCCGGATTTTTCGAGTGGACCCAACGACTAATTTCAAAACGGTCGTATCTTTTTGCCTGTTTCTCCAAATAGACTGAAACTTCTTGGGCTGGAAAGATAACGTCTTGAACTTTAATTTGGACCTAAGAAATTCTCAAAAAGGACATCTTTTGGTCCTATTATGATGGGCCTAAACCCAGTAGTAGACTGCTGCATCCGaatcttctttcattttggGGTTTGGGCCTTGCTTACTTGACAAGAGTTTACATGGCTCTTGCTGGGCATAGCTAAGTCAGGCTGGACATACCCATGTCAAAATGTCATCAACATGTATGAGAAAGATGACATGGATATTGGATTTATGATATATGAAAAGGGAATTATCCACTGGAGAACATCGAAAACCAAGTTCAACCTCATCTTCAAACTTCATCTGCTGCATATCCTTATCTCAGAACATCATGTGTTGAGGAGCTATCTTCACGAGTTGGTGTTTGAGTTTGAGTGGGATACTTTTAAATGAGTTGTTGATTAAGTGGACGAGAATAACTTTTATAGGGACTTGACATAAACCATGTCCTTTGTGCCTTCCAATAAGAGATCGACACGGCAACGAATAACACCAAAATTGAGAAAGACGGAAACACCAGATCTTTATCTATTTTCTTCAACAAATCTACTCATCGTAAAAATCTCCATTCCTCCATTCAAAAGAATGGAACGCCACCGTCCTCTCCTCCGCCGAATGCCATTGCCCCAATTCCTCCACTGAACAATAACCCTTGTTCCTCTACCGATGCTCTAGCACCTGTAAGTCCTTAAATTTCTTGCCTTTTCTCTCTAGTGAAGTAGCATCATTTTGggatttctttttcattcacCCCCCTTCTTGCATTTCAAAAACAGAGAGCAGAACGGGAGGGAGAAAAAAAACTGAGACAAAAAAGAGAGAGGCTCGTGAGGTTGAGGGAAACTGAGAATAAGAGctaggaagagaagaaaaaaaggtgtGGGCTTGCTTGAAGGTATGAATCTCcctctcttttcaattttttctctctcactctctttggTTCTCTCCCTTCCGCTCGCAAACTCTCCAATTTTCTTTGTTCCTTGATTTGTGTTTCTTTGAATAAGGGTAATTGATCAGGtgaacaacctttttttttttgtctacaaTCTcctaaatataaattaaaacatcatCACTAATGTTTTAACTCCATCtgaaaatttggagaaatttgTCACATGTTACAATTTTAGAACTATTGCTTTAATGCAAGTTATCTCATACAGGGGAAATTAATGTGAATTGTAACATGAAACTTGATGGTTTGAAGGACATTGGTGAATTGTAAATGTGAGGCAAAATATAACCTTAGTATAGGTGAAATTAATTTGAAGAACATTAGTGAATTTCTCATTTATTATTCGCAGACGATACCTTAGTTTTCTGCGGGGCTAGTCCTGATCATCTTCTCTATCTTCGTATGTTATTACTGTCCTTTGAAGCTatttcaggtttgaagattaatttggataagtcaGTTTTGGTTCATGTGGGtcttgtggataatatggatgatcttgctggcattttgggttgtggagtctcttctcttcctttaaagtaCCTTGGCCTTCTGTTGGGGgccccttttaaggctaagtctagctgggatgaggtagttggAAAGATCGAGAGACggctggctagctggaagcggttgtatttgtcgaagggtgacAGAGTAACCTTgataaaaagcactctctctaatcttcctacgtactttctATCTCTACTCCCTATTCcttccagtgttgctagtcATATAGAGAAGCTGTATCGAGACTTcctgtggggtggcataggtgaagaatttaaatttcatctggttaattggtcCAAGATTTGTTCTCCTATATCAAGTGGTGGATTGGGCATCAGgaatttg encodes:
- the LOC133872410 gene encoding UBP1-associated protein 2A-like, with translation MARKRKLGSKSAEATEPPKKQQQKEEDRTHFEAEEDQEDDEYVYEYEYEYEEDEEEEEEDEGEDEGEEEEEEDEEEEDEDPYKPQNADNQTANTSTSAAPATSRRDRDDEDDDDDPIQMVLEPFSKDQIINLLCEAVHKHPDVADRIQKVANEDPAHRKIFVHGLGWDTNTETLSNAFKQYGEIEDCKAVCDKVSGKSKGYGFIVFKTRSGARKALKQPQKKIGNRMTACQLASMFPAPQPSATAAAPTPPQSEYAQRKIYVSNVGAELDPQKLLTFFSKYGEIEEGPLGLNKMTGKPKGFCLFMYKTVESAKKALEEPHKNFEGHVLHCQKAIDGPKPHKSQHHQLQSQHLQYQHHQLQYQPHQNPHNGQFQRNENSILVGGASAAAPGHLMAPSAGAGIGLNQGAPAAQALNPALGQAIAALLASQGAGLGLTNLLGTLASAAAVNPGVPAAGHGTQGAYPNQANISPGLIGGYGNQGGMQGGYPNPQTQGGSGRGQHGVVQYGGVNPYTGQ